A stretch of DNA from Anopheles ziemanni chromosome 3, idAnoZiCoDA_A2_x.2, whole genome shotgun sequence:
TCGTTCGCGTTCGGACCGATCGCGTTGGTGGCAAACCCAAAACTAAGGCCCGCGGTCGCGTTCCGTTGGCCGCCGAGCGGACGAACAGGTTCCGTTCGGGTCGGGGGTTTTAGCgttggcttttttttcccgtttgccGCTGATGGTGCGCATACGCACTGGCGATGCCCGGTAGCGAGTCATCGGGTCCTCCACTGGCCACAAACTACACGCTCCAAAGCATTGATGCACACCACCACTCAAATCCACTCCGGACGGTCCGTAACCTCCTCTTTCCATCCTTTCCCTTGCGTTCTGTCCTTGCGCAATAGTTAAGGGAAATTCACTTCTTACAAtctggaaaaagaaacacagttCACCTAACACGGTGGACAGATAAGCTTGAcgcagtacacacacacacacacacaacccgaCCGCGCCAAGAACGTTCTACCTTCACGTGTCGGAAACACGGACCAACAGCAACGTACGAACGATCGAACGGAACTGACTCGCGCGGGCGCGTTACGAATAGAAGCCAAGGCGCTGTACAGATCGTTAGTAGAAGACAACAACGCGATCGAGTGGTGCAGACGCGGTAGGGGGAAAAGGCAAAAACCACGTGCACCGCTGCACCTTCGATTGATTAAACTTCCAACCATACCGGAAGATCGGAATGGCGAAAGAAACGCACAAGCGAAGCAAGATAAAGAAGCCCCCCTATCACCGGCGATGACTGGATTCCGATATGCAATAACCGCCGTAAAAACCGCAGCATTACGCACCCATCGCATCGGAAGCGTAGCCTAGTTTAATCATTGAACAAAcagacgaaaaataaatactgCAAACGCATGATTTTGATGGCGTACGCGTCCGGCGAAGGAATGTTGGGCTGTTTTCTTATGCGggcaaacaacaaccaacaaacattggggagaaaaaaagaagagggagggaggggggggggggggacaaaACTGCTGAGTGGTATACAAAGGCCAATGTTCAAACAAACACGTTTGTCACCTGGTTGGCAGCTTCGGTTCGGGCGCGGAACGTTCCGGCACACCAATTAGCGGGGCATTCAAAACGACATGCAGATCAAATAACGCACACTTAATGGAGCAGCATGTTCGTCTGCACCAAGCAACGCGGTCCGCTACCCTTCTCTCTGGGGCAAATGCACAAGAACGCGCGGACCAATGCGGCGCCGATGTAcgtacgcacgcacgcacgaaccCACCGACTGTGGGTGAGCTATTTTTGTGCGGGTGGGCGAAAAAGAAGATCCTTGGAGCCGGGTCGCGCGAGCCGAGGATCGCTGGTCGGAGGGGTTGTTTAAATCCAAGCGCCGCAAACGCTTACTGTTCTATTTGATGCATCACTCGGAAAGTTGTCCAACCGTCCAATGACAATCGGTCCGGTCGCGTGCTGGTTGTACATGAGTTTGGCGGTACGTTGCTAGATAATTAATGTCAGCATGAAAGCACAGTCATCTGGAAAGAAAGAGTCAGTTCGGGACATAACCACCGAATAGGATTCTCACTTAAAGTCAACCGAACTGTAATATACAGCGGTCGACTTATCCACGACCGTTGCAGGATTGTTAGTATACGGCTTACATATTCGGTATAAAAATATACTTCCATGTTTAAGCCTCGAATTAAAGTGTTTAGTGCATTAACTGAGGTAGATTAATGGTAAATAGGGGTTGGATGAGTTACGCGAGCGATCGTAAGCTGTTTTATACCGAGCATTTTTAGCCTAAGACGCGGATGTAGCGACTAGCACTTGCTTAGCAAGTAAATGCTACATTGTAccggatatttttatttgccaaaATTCAACTACTTCTGTTCGATCATGCGTGTCGCCGCAAGTAAAGCATTTTATGGATTCTATACTCCAATGCTAGAAAATAATGTCAGTGTTTCCTACATTTTACTGTAAAACGTTGATCGTTTTGCACTCGCATTGAATACACACGAGCACACATTGCAAATCCAAACCTCAGCACAAACGTGCGTTGTTCCACTTCGCTGCCACagctatttgtttttccacacgCATTTCCAAACATACGCGCACCGAAATCGATGACGCGTATAATCCCTATCAATTGTTCATAGGAGATGCTGCCTCCAGCCCGTGTTCCACGAGTCCCGTGCACATTTCGGGAACTATCTGCTGCCCTTCCTTgtgcgtttgatttttttttttgccagcaCACAATCGTTCAATCGACTACGCTCGAGCAAAAATTCATCGACGTTCGGTTGGGCATGTTCAGTCGGAATCCGACCCAACGTCTAATGGATTTCTCACGTTTTGCCTTCCGCCTCCTTTTGCCACGGGAATCGAACACGTAATCTCCCGCCGACGCGCGGTGTGCTGCAAAAGATAATTGAATGAATTGCGCTAATTAGCGATGCCGGCCGCGCgaaggatgttgttttgtaGGAAATGAGGGAATTTTGATTTGCCAACGAAAGTGCGGTACGAATCGCGATCGTGCCCAGCTTTCATACGCCTGTGATGGTGTGTTTGGGATCATAATTAGAGACGTACGGTGGGGATTGTTATAGTGAGATTAATTAATGCATCAAAGTGAGGAATGGAACAACTCGAAGAACTACTGTTGGCAGGAACAGTGAACATGTGTTATCAGTTAAGCACACTAGAACatgcaaaagaaacgaaaacaaaaattagaacatgaaatggaaaaaacatcATAAGATCGAAGTGTGCATTGCATTGATCAAATGCATTGATCTGCGGGACATGGAGCTTCGAAAGAATATTGATTATCTTCTTGACATGAAGCGTACAACCTGATCGACACCTTTTGGAGGAGATAAAATCTCAACCTGGACGCAAATGCCCATAAGATAATGACCATAAATCGTATGTCAAGTGCAAAACCATCGTGTGGCTCATATTTGAATACAAGTTCATATGCAAATGATTCATTCACCGGAAACGGAAACTCGTTCAAGCTGAATACGGTGCCAAGCGCCAAGCATTTCGTGTTCGGAGAACGCCAAACACACTTACGACTACACAGATTGCATCGTTCGTAATGTTGTTTATTGCGCTGCATTATTAAGAAATTAGCCAACCGAAGGATTAGATAAGACCACCCAATCCGTTCGTGTGTAAGGGCCACTTGACATTCCGCCTGTTGACGGGGAAAAGGTATGACTGGATCGGATAtaattctttttgttttccgccgTCAGCTGCATTCTAAATTCCGATAACATACAAAGAAGAAATAACACACTGTGTAACATGGCAAGTGTATGACTAATCAACGGCTTCATTTGAGGTCACTTGCTCAAGGATCGCTGAAGCGATACCGTACGCCCCCTAGTCGCCCATTGATGACCCTCAATGTCTTGGAAACGTAGGACGCTTCTGGCTCGAACATTTTCTCCGTCAGCGAGTCCGTGAGAGAAAATATCGCGAACGGAAAAACGGTTCCCTTTGGCAGAAAAattacaaacacacaaaaacaaaacaaaacagcaaatcAGAACCGGTgtaaaaatatactttttctgaaatgtgttttcatacatatttttctctccctttttctttatttttatctggGCCACTTTTCGAGGACATGTGCGACCGGCGATGTGTTTCGCACTGCCAACTATTTGCCAACGGGCTGATAGTGGTGTTGGTTGGGCCGTGGTCGGCAAGATTAAGCAACGGTTAAGGCAAAGCTGCAACGCCGAGCAGAGGTAGTATGTGGTGCCACACCCGATGGACATATGGATTGGGACAGATAAAAATAGATCTCGAAATGATCAGTCGGTCGCTATCGTGAGGCGTGTGTCCTCCAACGGTTCTTGTCATAATTTTGTCCCACCGTACCGGGTTGGTGGAATCATGGACGGAGCAAGTGCCTAGATGTGTCCATTTTGaagcgttcctttttttctgtgtccTTCGCAAATCCTGTCATCGATCACGCTGATCGAAGTGGATTAAATTTCTCCAAACATAAATGATCACATAACAGTACCCTCTACAGTTGAGAGCACAGCCGTTGATGTTCGGACAGATGTGTCGTCCTACCTTACCTTCCCCCAAATCCGACTTTTTGGACGGTTGAAAAATTATGAATTCATGCTATGGAACTCTAGATTGGGGAGGGACGAAAAATCCCCAAAAACGCTCCCCAACGCCGGCAACCCTAGCACACCACTTTTAATGCACTATTTTTAGGCACTGATTTCTTTCTTTACTGGTTCGCAAAAATAGAACATCTTCTCACGGTGGATACTTTATGGGATTATTTATAGGACACGGTTGCGGGACCCGCGCATCATCAACGTATGTATGTACGCAAGCAAACGACcgcgaatgaaaaatgttgagcaACAGTAGGGGGAGCCGAAAAAAACTACgcccaaaccaaacaaaaataaaaacaaccaccaacTAAACAATCTGGCACCGAAAGCTATCCGCTGGGCGAACAAGGCAAGGGGTCTTTTTCAAGGCAAATCGTCCATCCGCCCACCCATCCTGCACTTGGTTTTTCCAACGCGGTCCTATGGACAACCGGCGAGATGAATGTTAAGTGCGTGACGAGAAAAGtgtataaaaaacattttgaatGAGTTTAAATAACACTCCTCTTCCAACaattagaataaaaaatattcacgaATCGAATTCAAAAGCACCTTTACTACTACTCTGTGTCATATTCTAGGAACATTTCAACTAGCTAACTATTTGTTTCTTCAAAAATACCATGTCCATTGCAAGGTGGTTCATGTACTTTGTGGCcaaaaggtaaatattttgttgTGGATTGGAAAGTCAGAAACGATGGCAATCCTTTGGCATCGAGTTATGCGTGGGGTTTGGGGTTTGAACAAAACTGTAAGAAAACACATTGCACATAGCACCCCATCGAACCCCTATCCCACGGGATTTTCGCCCCATTGGGTAGCAGGATAAACACGGCGAAGGCAGTGGGTGGAGGAGAAGGGAGAAAGCATTAGAAAGGGGAAATACGACCGCTATGAAGAACGACGAACCTGAAACCTGTCGCGTACGTCTAGCGGAGTGATAAACCGGTACCGGAAGAAACGACACGGAATGTAAAGCTAACAGGATCGACTAGTTGAGGTGGGAGATCGTCGTATCGAGATGCAGCCAACCCAGTCCCAATGTGTGTGATTCcaatctttttctctttctttgttgatttaatttataaacttGCAGCTGAACCAATTCAGTGAACCGTTAGACGGCTTGGAATGGGTAGGGGAAAGTGGCCTTAAAAACCCCCACAGCAGAAGAGTGTCGTGCAAAAATTTGCGTATTTCTATCAAAACAATCCATACCGGGTAGTCGTGGCACGTCGCTAGAACGCGCAGGAACAAATGACCGATATGGCATCAGCAAATGGCGTCAACCTCGATCAAAATGCAAAACGCGGTCGCGAAAATTTTCGCCAGAACATTCGCGCTTCCTTTGCATCAAAGTTGGCAGAATTTCTTGTGGTGGCGCTTGAAATAGTGGtgctttttcattttatttataatttgcCACCCGACATCTGCGTTGACGATGTTTGTGTTGTCGGTTTCGTTGCGTAggcattttcaaaacaaaatatgcgACGCCGCCTGTCTGGGCAATTAGGGAAACGGGCAGCGTTTGTTTGGCGGGGGGATAtgccaaaaacaaagcaattCCAGACGAAGAATAAATgcaacacacagacacaatgTTGATCAAGCACGCATTTTTTTCTGTACAGAACAAACCGCGGCATCATTTCGATCGCGCGAATAAAGAGGTCGATGTGCGAAATTTCTCTTTGCAgcgtttttatcttttttttctcctccattTGTGCTGCTGACTGCAATTTTGCTGCAACGGTTAACTGCAGCGCGGTGCCCGGTTTCGTGTCCCCTCGCAAACCGCTTCCCCCTACCCCACGGTAGGCCTATCAGACGACTCCGACTTCGCAAAACCACTTCGACCCACAGACCCCCGTTGCGCATCAAGCTCGCGGAGCACGGTTCTTCAAGTGACTCACGACAATAATACGCGACGAACTTCACTTTACCACTAACAGATCGGGAGTCCTTACCGGCCAACGTACGATAACACAATAAGCACAATAACAATTGACGCAAACGACGCACGCACGACGGACGGATAGTGTCTTGGAAGCATACAATCCAGTCACTTTTCAACGCTATTTCACTTCTAAAAAACGCGTATATTTACAGATCAGTTTCTGTGGGCGCAGAGTGTTCAGCCCTTCAATAAAAGGTCTTTTCAAAACACACACCTTTGTCTAACAAAAGATTTTTCCGTCTTTTctagttttgagaaatttaattgtgaggaaaaaaaataaaataacctaggttttgacagctgtcatgCCTCAATAAGATTATTCTTACAAAGCTATGCTGTATTACTTCACTGAAGCCACCTTGGCTTTATTTAATCTATCGTATTTTATAACATTTCTTCATAAATTAAACTGATCAAATGATTTATTGGAAATATTCTCCATAGTATTGACCACATCAAAAACATATCTCCAGTTATGCCCCACAAAATACATATTGTAGCTTTTACTATGCGAAAAGCTTAATGAaaccatattttttaaatctgttATACTACGTGAGAATCATAGCCACTGTTATACGTGCTATCACTATAGTGAGACAATTCAAAGTGAAATCGTTAATTGTTAACGGTAATGATCGAAATTAACATTTCTTCCTTGTTGGATTCCAAATCAGTGCGTCATGAAGCAAAGTGCTTAATCGTATGAATAGAACGTTGGTGGATTCTATCTTATGATACATCTGagttaataaataaacaacaccTTCCTTGTGATGaaataatgtaaattttaatctttCGAAAGCATGGCCCTGAGTAGCACCGCTGGTATCTAAACATTTGGTTCGATAGACGTCTTTTGACTAGAGTTGTTGTCGAATACTGATATCATAACTATGGTAagtattttttcctcttcatcaCCACTTACAGCGATGACTAGATTGTTTACATAAAATGTTAACTATCTTATGACGCGATGATTTAAATTTGGGTAAAAGTAACAGTTTTCGAACCACTAGTGTATTGTGCATACTTTCTACTTCTAAGTTTGCAGCGTTGAAATTATATAGTAGTTCCTAAAAAGTAAACTGTTAGCTGAATTCGACTAACGTTTCGGAGCAAACCGGAGCGCGTTGGCAGCTTTCTGCTGTTTACATGTAGTTTTCGTAATCCCAAACGTCCGGCACAGCACAAGATCAGAATACGCGCGACGATATTCTCTGGACATAACGACGTAGATAATAGGATTGATGCAAGTCGTTAAATAGATCAGCAGGTAGGATACTACATTCAACACCTGCATGTTGGGACGGAACAACTTCACCATCGTGATCGGTAGGTAGCACACCAGAAAGGCAAGGAATATCACCAGAATCATCTGCAGCAGCTTGCGGTCCTTGGCGGACATTTTGCCTGCGCTCATGATTGAGGCTCCGGAGGTGTTGATATGTTTTTTGCGCTTTCTTGCGTTTGCAGCATTACTCGCATTCCGTCTTACGCCCGGTCCTGAAGCATTGGCGTATCTCTGATTGCGTGGTTTGATAGTACTTTCTGCCATATTGCCACTAGTTTGAGGAGGATCCTAAAACAAAGTATGAAATAAGCGTTACATTGCCATTGCTATGAAAAGTGAAGTTCAAATGAAGCTATTATCACCATTGATATGTTACAATCTCCTCGATCGATAAATGTGGCCCGTTGTGTTGCAATGCTCGAAGTCTCCTTTTGAGTCACCTCCCTTACGGTTCCATCGTAAAATATCTCATTATCTGTACTTGAATCGATAAAATGCCAATCCAAGTGTTGACTAAAGTTGCTGCAAGACAGAGGTGATGGATTCGAGCATTCGTTCGTCAGTGACCCAGCTCTGCTATCTTTTTTCGGCGACACATATGCGCACCCTGCGACGGCTCCCGGAACATCCGGTAAATGTTGATTGCTTACGACGCTCGATACGTCCTCTAAACTATCCTCACCATGCTCGCCTGGTTGGTCTTTGGTACGCAGGGCGGTACTTCGAACGATGTAGAATATTCGTGCGTAGCAAATAATTATACATAGACAGGGCAGGGCAAAGGCGATTAGAAACAGAAACTGCTTCGGGGAATGGCCTGTaaaggaggaaaattgattaGAACTGGATCACTGGATCCCGCGCTAGCTTCAGCTGCTTACGTTGACTGTCCGGCAGTATGGAACAAGAGTGAATGACGACATCCAGCCCGAATTTACCCCATTTCTCATGCCAGGTCGGTAGCAGTGAGCCAAATCCTAGGATCCACGTAAAGGCAACCATCAGGCATAGATGTCTCGTACGATATATTCTACGAAAAAGGATCAGAAAAGAGAAAGTTCAGGAAACTCTCCGTACGGCTGGCAACCGTCTaaagatttttatatttcGAGTTCGAAACTCGATACGTACCTTTGATATAACCGCTGATGGCCGATCATAATGTAACGATTGATCGTGATAGCCAGTATGGTAAACAACGAGACGGCCAACAGACCATACCGCATCATCGGTAGCAGCCGGCAGAAGAGATCGCCGTACAGCCAGGCCTGGTGCCAGAAGGTGCTCGCAGCCAGCGGCAGGTTGAAGCAGCAGAACAGCAGATCGGAAAACGATAAATTCATAATGAAAACGGCCGTTGCGTTGCGCGTctagaggaaggaaaaacggttGAGCTTGTTTTGGAACTCTCCATGCTAAACATCTAGTCGATTCTCTATTATTGCCGTAAACTCGATGCTATCTAATTGTTTCTACTTTTACTCAGCACTTGGCTGGTGGTGATTGCGGGTACGAAGCCCTTTGGAATATTTCATATCACTGGCCTGATTTAAGTGACTACATCTGGTTTATAACACTTCCCGGGCAGTTCCTTAACGGATAACGGCTTCTAAACAATCTTTCACCGCCTCCTCAATCCACGGTGCGATCTTCTCCGCTAGTACGTACTTTCTTACTCTTTACCAAGGCCACTATTGTCAGCAGGTTGCCCGGGACTCCAACCACCATGTACGCAATGCACGTCATCGTTGCAATGTTGAGAAGCAGGCGGGGGTATCCGGTGTAGAGTGGTATGCCGTTGATGGATCCTGTTGATCAAAGGAACACATGGTGGAAAGGGAAGGATGCATTTATCACCTTACCCACAAACataagcacacatacacacacaaacacgcaatCAAATGGACATACACAAACGGACAGGTGTTTTACCATTGTTGGTGAGATTATGATGGTGTGGATAACTATGAGGGTTGGTCTCGACACTATTCTCTCCCGTTTCGAACAGATCCATCTTCGGAACTTCAGCGTATCCTTGTCCAACCAACCTCGTTTCCTAGCGGTTCAAACGGTACTGAAATTATTAGTGCAAGTAAAAAATCGACAGGCTTACTATGATGCTTCAGAGGCTTGCAAACGCCATGCTTTCGGTGCACGTGTTTTCTTGAGCAATTGTTTGCAGAAGTTATATCACTAACAGGACATATCTTCGAAAACCTACCCTTCACTTAGATTGATGGCTTTTGAGTAGGTCTTTTTTCGCACTAAATAATTCTGGACTCTAATCGCTTGATTTAactccacacaaacacatgacCTCCGGATTGAGCTAACACCGTCCAATTGGTTCGATTGGCGGTGTGTATAGACGAATTGAGTCTGACAACGTTGTTGGCCCACCGGTCGCGGCACACCACATTCTCATCAGCGACCGTTCCATGTCCGCTACCCTTCCGGCGTCCCGCAGTGACGGGTTGTATCAGGGCTCCCGTAACCGCTCTCCTGCCTTATTTCAAGTGACCGGGAGCAGCAAGGAGGTACGGTATTTACAGTACTCCAGAATGGgttgagagaaagaaagggtGCACTAAGGCGTGGGGAGAAGGGGGCAGAGCACCGTTCGCCACGTTGGAGTACGAACCGACGAAGGGATCGACCGACCGGGATACTTGATGCTACTACACTGGCCGGCTGCTGGAAGGAAACGAAGGGATGAGATGCCGGTGGGAGTTGTGTGAGAAAAACGGCAACAACGGCAACAAATAGCCAAACAGTGTGCATATAAAAATAGAATCAATTTATGCGCACAACGGTCCGGTCGCGGGGTTGGTTACAGcgcggtttatgttttttccttcctttctttttttctttcttttgcaggGGTGATTATTTTCCCAAATTTTTCTGCTACACACAAAACGGCACATAAacaccaaacaaaccgaaacgaagaagaaaaaaaggtccgAAATGAAAATGGGCCGAAATCTTGTCCGGCCGAgatgaaatacaatttaaacGCGAGAACGCGAGTCGGAAGCTCCTTCGAGTAGCCGCGTGGAACGCTGCGCTCGCCCGGGATCGTTCGTATCGGATCGCGGTCCGGTTTGCCACTGGCGAACGCTCCAAACGGTGGTTCGCTGTGTGACCGAAGGAGCAGCGATACTGGAACCGCAGCTCAGAATACCGTGCCCGGATTCTCGACGGCGCGCACTCCGACAAATGCAGCGCAACAACGCACTGACCGCCCTGTGTCCGTCTCGGTCCGGCAAGGCTGACCTGGTAAATGGATGCTACTAAAATAGGGCACACGTACAAACAAGCATACACACATGCGACCACGGTACACCCACACAggtacacgcacacgcacgcatGCAGTTCCattgtttactttattttgtaATGTAAACTAATTTAGCCGGCCGTAGGATGAAGAAACACTTCGCTCCGGAACGATGGTAGCGTACGCGTTGGTGGGTGGGCAGGTGGTGGTTTTCAATGGTGGAAGAGACGTGTGAGGGTTGCTGATTGGAGTAGGAGGGGCGGATGGCATCGGACAGCTGGGGACGCAAAACGGCTGGACGAAAAGGAAAttccttgttttgtttaatggCCAAACGGACGTAGATCCTCGCGCAAAAGGAAAGGGAAGCGTGCCGAAGGTGTGGAACTGGTTAGATAATTAAGTTGAAGTTTCGAGTGGTGCCTTTTTGTTGCCGCACTGTGCGAATCCTGGGAAGAACCTAGTCCAGAGAGTGGCCCAACGATGCattcgtgtgtgtttgtgtttaatGTTGGATTCTTGTTCATAGTAGATGCATAACTACTGCATGTTATTTTAGCAATCAATGCTTTGATCAATGAGTCGATGTTCAAATCAAAACGAGCAGCATGTGTTTAAATATCATACAAAATATTATGTAGTTTTCAGCACCCCTCGATGCACTGTCAACTACTTCATTAAACCCCGTTTTTATTGagtatttcaaatatttgaaaacctATCCGACACTCGAAACTCACAAGAAAGAGGTTTGACTGTAACATCAAACCATACGAACGACATCGACGCATTTCAAAAATGTAACCGACGTGCAACCATGTCGTGTAAATTGCATATCCTTAGGCGCTTGTATCCCACATTGAACACACATGTAAATTAGATTGCATATAGAACAGGGGCATTGTCCTTTTGCTTAACCCTTATGTCTAGGACGAATCGACTTTACGGATCATAAATGGATGGATTGCAGTAGTATCgatggtaaaatcccaaatgaagcccccccagccgaaatcgctgttgtggctacaccatttgtgagcggatgcaccttaaaggtatgcaattggtgaaacaaatgccgttgtgtgaaccgtttgaattgaattctcgttaaattaaagatgatgattatactggaaaggatgtacaacataaactccctcatgcattacttACATGAGTGTAtca
This window harbors:
- the LOC131284536 gene encoding G-protein coupled receptor moody; its protein translation is MDLFETGENSVETNPHSYPHHHNLTNNGSINGIPLYTGYPRLLLNIATMTCIAYMVVGVPGNLLTIVALVKSKKTRNATAVFIMNLSFSDLLFCCFNLPLAASTFWHQAWLYGDLFCRLLPMMRYGLLAVSLFTILAITINRYIMIGHQRLYQRIYRTRHLCLMVAFTWILGFGSLLPTWHEKWGKFGLDVVIHSCSILPDSQRHSPKQFLFLIAFALPCLCIIICYARIFYIVRSTALRTKDQPGEHGEDSLEDVSSVVSNQHLPDVPGAVAGCAYVSPKKDSRAGSLTNECSNPSPLSCSNFSQHLDWHFIDSSTDNEIFYDGTVREVTQKETSSIATQRATFIDRGDCNISMDPPQTSGNMAESTIKPRNQRYANASGPGVRRNASNAANARKRKKHINTSGASIMSAGKMSAKDRKLLQMILVIFLAFLVCYLPITMVKLFRPNMQVLNVVSYLLIYLTTCINPIIYVVMSREYRRAYSDLVLCRTFGITKTTCKQQKAANALRFAPKR